A genomic window from Halomonas sp. LR3S48 includes:
- the trpB gene encoding tryptophan synthase subunit beta yields the protein MNEYSMQPDANGLFGRFGGRFVPETLMPLIAELQAEYDAARQDTEFQHQLAYFQRDYVGRPSPLYFAERLTEHFGGARIYLKREELNHTGAHKINNCIGQILLAKRMGKTRIIAETGAGMHGVATATVAARFGMPCVIYMGSTDIERQQPNVFRMKLLGAEVIPVTTGTGTLKDAMNEALRDWVTNVDDTFYIIGTVAGPHPYPAMVRDFQAVIGRETRAQILEKEGRLPDSLIACIGGGSNAMGLFHPFLDDETVEMIGVEAGGKGVETGMHAASLTGGVPGVLHGNRTYLLQDGDGQIIDAHSISAGLDYPGIGPEHAWLHERGRVDYVSITDDEALEAFQNCCRQEGIIPALESAHALAEVAKRAPTLPRDHIMVVNLSGRGDKDMMSVAHHLGEKFQ from the coding sequence ATGAACGAATACTCGATGCAGCCTGACGCCAATGGCTTGTTCGGCCGCTTCGGCGGTCGCTTCGTGCCAGAGACGTTGATGCCGCTGATTGCCGAGCTTCAGGCCGAATACGATGCGGCCCGGCAGGATACCGAGTTCCAGCACCAGCTCGCCTACTTCCAGCGCGACTACGTTGGCCGGCCCAGCCCGCTCTACTTTGCCGAGCGTCTTACCGAGCACTTCGGCGGCGCAAGGATCTATCTCAAGCGCGAAGAGCTCAACCATACCGGCGCGCACAAGATCAACAATTGCATCGGCCAGATCCTGCTCGCCAAGCGCATGGGCAAGACACGCATCATTGCCGAAACGGGCGCCGGCATGCATGGCGTCGCCACCGCCACCGTAGCGGCGCGTTTCGGCATGCCCTGCGTCATCTACATGGGCTCGACCGATATCGAACGCCAGCAGCCAAACGTGTTTCGGATGAAGCTGCTCGGCGCCGAGGTCATTCCGGTGACGACGGGTACCGGCACGCTCAAGGACGCGATGAACGAGGCGCTGCGCGACTGGGTCACCAATGTCGATGACACCTTCTACATCATCGGCACCGTGGCCGGGCCGCACCCCTACCCCGCCATGGTGCGTGACTTCCAGGCGGTGATCGGGCGCGAGACCCGCGCGCAGATCCTCGAGAAGGAGGGGCGTCTACCCGACTCCCTCATCGCCTGCATCGGTGGCGGCTCGAACGCCATGGGGTTGTTCCATCCCTTTCTCGACGACGAGACGGTCGAGATGATCGGGGTCGAGGCCGGCGGCAAGGGTGTCGAGACCGGCATGCACGCGGCGAGCCTCACCGGCGGCGTGCCAGGCGTACTGCACGGCAACCGCACCTACCTGCTGCAGGATGGGGACGGCCAGATCATCGACGCACACTCCATATCCGCCGGGCTCGACTACCCCGGTATCGGCCCGGAGCATGCCTGGCTGCATGAACGGGGGCGCGTCGACTACGTCTCGATCACCGACGACGAAGCGCTCGAGGCGTTCCAGAACTGCTGCCGTCAGGAGGGAATCATTCCAGCGCTCGAATCGGCCCACGCCCTGGCCGAGGTCGCCAAGCGAGCACCGACACTGCCCCGCGACCACATCATGGTGGTCAACCTGAGCGGGCGAGGCGACAAGGACATGATGAGCGTAGCCCACCATCTCGGCGAGAAATTCCAATGA
- a CDS encoding LysE family translocator, which yields MNIELWLAFVAASAVMLAIPGPTILTVMSYSLASRRRANLPLVAAVALGDSTALAMSLLGLGALLATSAFWFTAVKWVGGLYLLYLGIKLLRAGASTSVVLTSTESVSRWKLFGNTYLVTALNPKGIVFFVAFLPQFLDPQLPLTPQLWVLAATFVTLATLNASCYALFAATARRLLSTPRAQRGFHLMGGSLLSAAGVWALMARRPA from the coding sequence ATGAATATCGAGCTCTGGCTGGCCTTCGTCGCCGCTTCCGCCGTGATGCTGGCAATTCCTGGGCCGACGATCCTCACCGTGATGAGCTACTCGCTGGCCTCTCGGCGACGTGCCAACTTGCCGCTGGTGGCCGCCGTCGCCCTGGGGGATTCCACGGCCCTGGCGATGTCGCTGCTGGGCCTCGGTGCTCTGCTGGCCACCTCGGCGTTCTGGTTCACCGCGGTCAAGTGGGTCGGTGGACTCTACCTGCTCTACCTGGGTATCAAGCTGCTGCGTGCCGGGGCGAGCACCAGTGTCGTGCTTACCTCGACGGAGTCCGTGTCGCGCTGGAAGCTTTTCGGTAATACCTACTTGGTCACAGCGCTCAATCCGAAGGGCATCGTGTTCTTCGTGGCCTTCCTGCCACAGTTCCTCGACCCGCAGCTTCCGTTGACGCCGCAGCTGTGGGTGCTGGCCGCCACCTTCGTCACGCTGGCCACGCTGAACGCCAGCTGCTACGCGCTTTTTGCCGCCACCGCACGCCGCTTGCTCTCCACGCCACGTGCCCAGCGCGGCTTCCATCTGATGGGCGGCTCGCTGCTTTCGGCCGCGGGGGTATGGGCGCTAATGGCCAGACGGCCGGCCTGA
- a CDS encoding LysR family transcriptional regulator, with product MLNSMPSLSALRAFEATARLGSVTAAAHELSVTHGAVSRQLRSLEEHFGVALFEKAGRGLELTSHGERLQRGVGEAFVRLRESCAQLKRDVEGTPFILACSGSLLARWLIPRLDHLHGELPELKLHVVSGEGEFTPGQDEISATLTFSAPPWATEVEVHELAAEHICAVASPQLATQFDPAQPATLFNAKLLHTASRPQAWPQWAHAQALDPARLDRALAEGQGFDHLYYLIEAAVAGLGVAIAPRLLVEDDLRKGRLVAPWGFVETPARLCLWLSPSGNQRSSIRLIEWLKRELNDMLLPQ from the coding sequence ATGCTTAATTCCATGCCTTCCCTCAGCGCGCTGCGCGCTTTCGAGGCTACCGCGCGGCTGGGTAGCGTCACGGCTGCTGCCCACGAGCTCAGCGTGACTCACGGTGCGGTCAGCCGTCAGCTGCGTAGCCTGGAAGAACACTTCGGCGTAGCGCTGTTTGAGAAGGCGGGTCGCGGCCTGGAGCTCACGAGTCACGGGGAGCGGCTACAGCGCGGCGTTGGCGAGGCATTCGTCCGCCTGCGCGAGAGCTGTGCGCAGTTGAAGCGTGACGTCGAGGGGACGCCGTTCATCCTCGCCTGTTCGGGCAGCCTCCTGGCGCGCTGGCTCATTCCCCGGCTCGATCATCTTCATGGTGAGCTGCCCGAACTCAAGCTGCATGTCGTATCGGGCGAGGGTGAGTTCACGCCTGGGCAGGATGAGATTAGCGCGACGCTGACTTTTTCCGCACCGCCGTGGGCCACTGAGGTAGAGGTGCATGAGCTTGCCGCAGAGCACATCTGCGCGGTAGCGAGCCCGCAGTTGGCCACTCAATTCGATCCGGCGCAGCCGGCAACGCTGTTCAACGCCAAGCTGCTGCATACCGCCTCGCGGCCGCAGGCCTGGCCGCAGTGGGCACACGCACAGGCGCTCGACCCGGCACGCCTCGACCGGGCGCTGGCCGAGGGGCAGGGCTTCGATCATCTCTATTATCTGATAGAAGCGGCGGTAGCGGGATTGGGCGTGGCGATAGCGCCCCGGCTGCTGGTCGAGGACGACCTGCGTAAGGGACGCCTCGTGGCACCGTGGGGATTCGTCGAGACACCCGCTCGGCTATGCCTGTGGCTTTCACCCAGCGGCAATCAGCGGAGCAGCATTCGGCTCATCGAGTGGCTCAAGCGTGAATTGAACGACATGCTCTTGCCGCAGTAA
- a CDS encoding DEAD/DEAH box helicase, whose amino-acid sequence MPLDVFHPAVSQWFERDLGVPTEVQARAWPAIGAGGHVLIAAPTGSGKTLAAFLAAIDALVRHGLENELPDETVVLYVSPLRALSNDIQRNLQLPIAGIGEALSTDGREAPEIRAWVRTGDTTSSERERMRKRPPHIVVTTPESLYVLLTSESGRRMLSTVRSVIVDEIHAVAGTKRGSHLALSLERLAGLTSQPPQRIGLSATQKPVEAVAAFLTGGADCTIIDTGHVRERDLAIEVSGSPLTAIMANEVWEEVYDRLATLVREHRTTLIFANTRRVCERVARHLADRLGEEWVTSHHGSLAREHRLNAEQRLKQGELRALVATASLELGIDIGEVDLVCQLGSPRSMSAFLQRVGRSGHGVGRVPKGRLFPLTRDDLVESTALMGAVQAGELDRLHIPEGPLDVLAQQIVAEVAGAGETGEAELFERIRQAWPYRALTQEGFDAVVQMLADGYTTRRGRRGAYLHRDQVNGRLRPRRNARLVALTNGGAIPDHFDYDVILQPEEIRVGTVNEDFAFESMPGDIFQLGNQAYRILKLATGKLYVEDARGAPPSIPFWFGEAPARTAELSEAVSRLREGVDRQLAEGDESDAQQWLEAEYGLSPAASEQLVRYLAVARAALGVIPSQRHLVLERFFDEAGDMHLVLHAPFGSKLNRAWGLALRKRFCRKFNFELQAAALEDSIVLSLGPTHSFPLDEVWDYLNSRTVREVLIQALLDAPMFGLRWRWNASVGLAVPRTRNGKRRPPQLQRQDSEDLLSVVFPDQLACAENLAGARELPDHPLVNQTLHDCLTAAMDIDALERLLVRLEAGEISVSGRDLAVPSPLSEEVVNARPYAFLDDGAQEERRTLSVRTGDAMDVADAAASARYAPEVVARVREEAWPAPRDADELHDALVMSGFIAASETDADWRPWFESLAESWRATLVTPLGGEPLWLAAERLGELLAIHPEAVFDPPIAAVGEAPQTPDEALIELLRSRLETLGPVTAASLGASLGIPLERTMAALARLEVEGFVLQGAFLGSSEVAWCERRLLARMHRYAIDRRRAEIEPVSIQHYLRFLLDWHGLTERPEGPEALAGAVERLEGFPVAAGAWESDVLPARVADFTPHMLDQLLASGRFIWLRLLPPRVAEGDERQRPGPLRNTPVALIDRQALPDWREATPAPELDTLPLSGGARRVLEALQSGGAMFFADLLGPTRMLRTQIEEALGELASWGLVTSDSFTGLRALIAPASKRPPIAASGRRRRRHAPGVDAAGRWSWLPAPEREPPAGKRRITTDMESLEHIAWVLLERYGVVFRRVIEREPTLPPWRELLYVYRRLEARGEIRGGRFVQQFAGEQFALAEAVGGLKAMRRREPDGTRVVVAAADPLNLMGILTPGTRLPAVSGNRLLYRDGVPEAVLQNGEVHFLETLPAEEKWQVQQQLRRGPGHEKPPAPEVPGAALTMR is encoded by the coding sequence ATGCCGCTCGATGTCTTTCACCCCGCCGTCAGCCAGTGGTTTGAACGCGATCTCGGTGTGCCCACCGAGGTGCAGGCGCGCGCCTGGCCGGCCATCGGCGCGGGCGGCCATGTGCTGATCGCCGCACCCACCGGTTCGGGCAAGACGCTGGCGGCGTTTCTAGCCGCTATCGATGCCCTGGTGCGCCACGGGCTCGAGAATGAGCTGCCCGACGAGACCGTGGTGCTCTACGTTTCGCCGCTGCGGGCGCTGTCCAACGACATCCAGCGCAACCTGCAGCTGCCCATCGCCGGTATTGGAGAGGCGCTCTCGACAGATGGCCGGGAGGCGCCGGAGATTCGCGCCTGGGTGCGTACCGGGGATACCACCTCGTCGGAGCGCGAGCGCATGCGCAAGCGCCCGCCGCACATTGTGGTGACCACGCCGGAATCGCTCTACGTGCTGCTTACTTCCGAGTCGGGGCGGCGCATGCTGTCGACCGTACGCTCGGTGATCGTCGACGAGATCCATGCGGTAGCCGGCACCAAGCGCGGCTCGCACCTGGCGCTGTCGCTGGAGCGTCTGGCGGGGCTGACCTCGCAGCCGCCGCAGCGCATCGGGCTCTCGGCCACGCAGAAGCCGGTCGAGGCGGTGGCGGCATTTCTCACCGGCGGCGCCGACTGCACTATCATCGACACCGGCCACGTGCGCGAGCGCGACCTGGCCATCGAAGTATCCGGCTCGCCGCTTACCGCGATCATGGCCAACGAGGTGTGGGAGGAGGTCTACGACCGCCTGGCGACGCTGGTGCGCGAGCATCGCACCACGCTGATCTTCGCCAATACCCGGCGCGTCTGCGAGCGGGTGGCCAGGCACCTGGCCGACCGCTTGGGCGAGGAGTGGGTGACCTCGCATCACGGCAGTCTGGCCCGCGAGCATCGGCTGAATGCCGAGCAGCGCCTGAAGCAGGGCGAGCTGCGCGCGCTGGTGGCCACCGCTTCGCTGGAACTGGGCATCGATATCGGCGAGGTGGATCTGGTCTGCCAGCTCGGCTCGCCGCGCTCGATGTCGGCCTTCCTGCAGCGGGTAGGGCGCTCCGGCCATGGCGTGGGGCGCGTGCCCAAGGGGCGGCTGTTCCCGCTGACCCGCGACGACCTGGTGGAGAGCACGGCACTGATGGGCGCGGTACAGGCCGGCGAACTCGACCGGCTGCACATCCCCGAAGGGCCGCTCGACGTGCTGGCCCAGCAGATCGTCGCCGAGGTCGCCGGGGCGGGGGAGACCGGCGAGGCGGAACTGTTCGAACGCATCCGTCAAGCCTGGCCCTACCGGGCGCTGACGCAGGAAGGCTTCGACGCGGTGGTGCAGATGCTCGCCGACGGCTATACCACCCGGCGCGGGCGGCGCGGCGCCTACCTGCATCGCGACCAGGTCAACGGCCGCCTGCGCCCGCGGCGCAACGCGCGGCTCGTTGCCCTGACCAACGGCGGGGCGATTCCCGACCACTTCGACTACGACGTGATCCTGCAGCCCGAGGAGATCCGCGTCGGCACCGTCAACGAGGATTTCGCCTTCGAGAGCATGCCGGGCGACATCTTCCAGCTCGGCAACCAGGCCTATCGCATCTTGAAGCTCGCCACCGGCAAGCTCTACGTCGAGGACGCCCGCGGTGCGCCGCCGAGCATCCCGTTCTGGTTCGGCGAGGCCCCGGCGCGCACCGCGGAGCTCTCCGAGGCGGTGTCGCGCCTGCGCGAAGGCGTCGACCGGCAATTGGCCGAGGGCGACGAGAGCGATGCCCAGCAGTGGCTGGAAGCCGAGTATGGGCTCTCGCCCGCCGCGTCCGAGCAGTTGGTGCGTTACCTCGCCGTGGCGCGTGCGGCACTCGGCGTGATCCCCTCCCAGCGTCACCTGGTGCTGGAGCGTTTCTTCGACGAGGCCGGCGACATGCATCTGGTGCTGCATGCGCCGTTCGGCTCCAAGCTCAACCGCGCCTGGGGCCTGGCACTGCGCAAGCGCTTCTGTCGCAAGTTCAACTTCGAGCTGCAGGCGGCGGCACTGGAGGACTCCATCGTGCTGTCGCTGGGGCCGACCCATAGCTTCCCGCTCGACGAGGTATGGGACTATCTGAATAGCAGGACGGTGCGCGAGGTGCTGATCCAGGCGCTGCTCGATGCGCCGATGTTCGGCCTGCGCTGGCGCTGGAACGCTTCGGTGGGGCTTGCCGTGCCGCGCACCCGCAACGGCAAACGGCGCCCACCGCAGCTACAGCGCCAGGACTCCGAGGACCTGCTCTCGGTGGTCTTTCCCGACCAGCTCGCCTGTGCCGAGAACCTGGCTGGCGCGCGCGAGTTACCCGACCATCCGTTGGTCAACCAGACCCTGCATGACTGCCTGACCGCCGCCATGGACATCGACGCGCTGGAGCGCTTGCTGGTGCGACTGGAGGCCGGTGAGATAAGCGTCAGCGGGCGCGACCTGGCCGTGCCTTCGCCACTGTCGGAGGAGGTGGTCAATGCACGACCCTACGCTTTCCTCGACGATGGCGCCCAGGAGGAGCGGCGCACGCTCAGCGTGCGCACCGGCGACGCGATGGATGTGGCCGATGCTGCCGCCTCGGCGCGCTACGCCCCCGAGGTGGTCGCACGCGTGCGCGAGGAGGCCTGGCCCGCGCCGCGCGATGCCGACGAGTTGCACGATGCCCTGGTCATGAGCGGCTTCATTGCCGCAAGCGAGACCGACGCTGATTGGCGGCCCTGGTTCGAGTCGCTCGCCGAGTCGTGGCGTGCCACCCTGGTCACTCCGCTTGGCGGCGAGCCGCTATGGCTGGCGGCGGAGCGCCTGGGCGAGCTGCTGGCGATCCATCCCGAGGCAGTGTTCGATCCGCCCATCGCGGCGGTGGGCGAGGCGCCGCAAACGCCCGACGAGGCGCTGATCGAGCTGCTGCGCTCGCGCCTGGAAACGCTGGGGCCGGTAACGGCGGCAAGCCTGGGCGCATCGCTGGGCATCCCCCTCGAGCGCACCATGGCGGCGCTGGCACGCCTCGAGGTCGAGGGCTTCGTGTTGCAGGGCGCTTTCCTGGGGAGCAGCGAGGTGGCCTGGTGCGAACGGCGCCTGCTGGCGCGCATGCATCGCTATGCCATCGACCGCCGCCGCGCCGAGATCGAGCCGGTGAGTATCCAGCACTACCTGCGTTTCCTGCTCGACTGGCACGGTCTGACCGAAAGGCCGGAAGGTCCCGAGGCGCTGGCAGGGGCGGTAGAGCGTCTAGAGGGATTCCCTGTCGCTGCGGGTGCCTGGGAGAGCGATGTGCTGCCGGCGCGGGTGGCCGATTTCACCCCGCACATGCTCGACCAACTGCTCGCCAGCGGGCGCTTCATCTGGCTGCGCCTGCTGCCGCCCCGAGTCGCAGAGGGCGATGAGCGCCAGCGCCCCGGGCCGCTGCGCAACACTCCAGTTGCCCTGATCGATCGCCAGGCGTTGCCCGACTGGCGCGAGGCCACGCCGGCCCCTGAACTCGATACTCTGCCGCTCTCCGGCGGCGCGCGCCGGGTGCTGGAGGCGCTGCAGAGCGGAGGGGCAATGTTCTTCGCCGACCTGCTCGGCCCCACGCGCATGCTGCGCACCCAGATCGAAGAGGCGTTGGGCGAGCTGGCTTCCTGGGGCCTGGTGACTTCCGACAGCTTCACCGGTTTGCGTGCACTGATCGCCCCGGCCAGCAAGCGTCCGCCGATTGCAGCGAGTGGACGCCGGCGGCGGCGTCATGCCCCTGGGGTGGATGCCGCCGGGCGCTGGTCGTGGCTGCCGGCACCCGAGCGTGAGCCGCCCGCCGGGAAGCGGCGCATCACGACCGACATGGAGAGCCTGGAGCATATCGCCTGGGTACTGCTGGAGCGCTACGGCGTGGTGTTCCGCCGCGTGATCGAGCGCGAGCCGACGCTGCCGCCATGGCGCGAACTCTTGTATGTCTATCGTCGCCTGGAGGCGCGCGGCGAGATCCGCGGCGGGCGCTTCGTGCAGCAGTTTGCCGGTGAGCAGTTCGCCCTGGCCGAGGCGGTGGGAGGGCTCAAGGCCATGCGGCGGCGCGAACCGGACGGCACGCGAGTCGTGGTGGCCGCCGCCGACCCGCTCAACCTGATGGGCATTCTCACGCCCGGCACGCGGTTGCCGGCCGTCTCGGGCAATCGCCTGCTCTATCGCGACGGCGTGCCGGAGGCGGTGCTGCAGAACGGCGAGGTGCACTTTCTCGAGACGCTACCCGCCGAGGAGAAGTGGCAGGTGCAGCAACAGTTGCGGCGGGGGCCGGGGCACGAAAAACCCCCGGCACCCGAGGTGCCAGGGGCTGCGCTCACGATGCGCTGA
- a CDS encoding FMN-dependent NADH-azoreductase, producing MTTLLHIDASARPGRSGIDPHGSHSRRLSARFVEQWQKARPGDRILYRDVGQHPPHPVSGEWIHAAFTKPEAREPWMHDVLAESDALVDELLEADVIVAGVPMYNFGVPAGFKAYIDNIVRVGRTFGFDRSRQGLPYWPMLTEMHKRLVVLGSRGDYGYAPGERMAHTNHVEPHIRTVFGYLGVEDVHGIAVEYDEFGDERLQASLAQAEQDIDALVMAWAKNFEEDLVDA from the coding sequence ATGACCACGCTACTTCACATCGATGCCAGCGCCCGCCCCGGCCGTTCCGGGATCGATCCCCACGGCTCCCACTCCCGTCGCCTCAGCGCTCGTTTCGTCGAGCAATGGCAAAAGGCCCGTCCCGGCGATCGCATTCTCTATCGCGACGTGGGTCAGCACCCGCCTCACCCCGTCAGCGGCGAGTGGATCCATGCCGCCTTCACCAAGCCGGAGGCGCGCGAGCCCTGGATGCACGACGTCCTGGCCGAGAGTGACGCGCTGGTCGACGAACTGCTGGAGGCCGATGTGATCGTTGCCGGCGTGCCGATGTACAACTTCGGTGTCCCGGCAGGCTTCAAGGCCTATATCGATAACATCGTGCGGGTCGGACGCACCTTCGGCTTCGATCGCTCGCGCCAAGGGCTGCCTTACTGGCCGATGCTGACCGAGATGCACAAGCGCCTGGTGGTGCTGGGCTCTCGCGGTGATTACGGCTACGCGCCAGGCGAACGCATGGCCCATACCAACCACGTCGAGCCGCATATCCGCACCGTATTCGGCTACCTGGGTGTCGAGGACGTACACGGCATCGCGGTGGAGTACGACGAGTTCGGCGACGAACGTCTGCAGGCCTCGCTGGCCCAGGCCGAGCAGGACATC
- a CDS encoding LysE family translocator, with amino-acid sequence MIPLTDLLLFAMAALIVVLTPGPNMIYLISRSICQGRTAGVISLFGVLAGFLVHMLAAAVGLTALFLAIPLAYEILKWLGALYLLFLAWQAVRPGARSPFEARSLPADRPRKLFLMGFLTNLLNPKIAVFYLAIFPQFVSPEHGPVFLQSLVLGFTQIGVSFTVNLAIALSAAGIATWFQQRPTWLAVQRYVMGGVLAGMAAKLAAEPRHGV; translated from the coding sequence GTGATACCGCTGACCGATCTGCTGCTTTTCGCCATGGCCGCCCTGATCGTGGTGCTGACGCCGGGGCCGAACATGATCTACCTGATCTCGCGCTCGATCTGCCAGGGGCGGACCGCGGGCGTGATCTCGCTATTCGGCGTGCTGGCCGGCTTCCTGGTGCACATGCTGGCGGCGGCCGTCGGCCTGACCGCTCTGTTCCTGGCCATACCGCTGGCCTACGAGATCCTCAAGTGGCTTGGCGCGCTGTACCTGCTCTTCCTGGCCTGGCAGGCCGTCAGGCCAGGCGCGCGCTCGCCCTTCGAGGCGCGCTCACTCCCTGCGGACCGGCCTCGCAAGCTGTTCCTGATGGGATTCCTGACCAACCTGCTGAACCCCAAGATCGCCGTGTTCTACCTGGCGATCTTCCCACAGTTCGTCTCGCCCGAGCATGGCCCCGTCTTTCTCCAGAGCCTGGTGCTGGGCTTCACCCAGATCGGGGTGAGCTTCACAGTCAACCTGGCGATTGCCCTGTCGGCGGCGGGTATCGCCACCTGGTTCCAGCAGCGCCCGACCTGGCTGGCCGTGCAGCGCTACGTCATGGGCGGCGTGCTGGCCGGCATGGCGGCCAAGCTGGCTGCGGAGCCGCGCCACGGCGTCTAG
- the trpA gene encoding tryptophan synthase subunit alpha yields the protein MNDATRLDQCFAALKAEERPALVTYVTAGDPDFETSLEILKGLPAAGADVIELGMPFSDPMADGPTIQKAALRALEGGQIMPRTLEMVHAFRQQDTQTPLVLMGYYNPIHRYGVARFLEDAARADVDGLIVVDLPPEHDDELCLPAKEHGIAFIRLATPTTDAKRLPRVLENASGFLYCVSVNGITGGSAPALQDVELMVGRLREHSRLPIAVGFGIRTAAQAQAIGRFSDAVVVGSALVEGIEDAETRRGAVEAVHGLVRELAAGVRRAGKT from the coding sequence ATGAACGATGCCACTCGCCTCGACCAGTGCTTTGCCGCGCTCAAGGCGGAGGAAAGGCCGGCCCTGGTGACCTACGTCACCGCCGGCGACCCCGACTTCGAGACCTCGCTGGAAATCCTGAAGGGGCTACCTGCAGCAGGCGCCGACGTGATCGAGCTCGGCATGCCATTCAGCGACCCCATGGCCGACGGACCCACGATCCAGAAGGCAGCGCTACGCGCCCTCGAGGGCGGACAAATCATGCCCCGGACGCTCGAGATGGTGCACGCCTTCCGCCAGCAGGATACACAAACGCCGCTGGTGCTGATGGGCTATTACAACCCCATACACCGCTACGGTGTGGCGCGATTCCTGGAGGATGCGGCCCGTGCCGATGTCGATGGCTTGATCGTGGTCGACCTGCCACCCGAGCATGACGACGAGCTGTGCCTGCCAGCCAAGGAGCACGGCATTGCCTTCATTCGCCTCGCCACCCCGACCACCGACGCCAAGCGGCTCCCACGGGTCTTGGAGAATGCCTCGGGCTTCCTCTATTGCGTCTCGGTGAACGGCATCACGGGCGGCAGCGCCCCGGCGCTACAGGACGTAGAGCTTATGGTGGGCCGGCTGCGCGAGCATAGCCGCCTGCCGATTGCGGTCGGCTTCGGCATTCGCACTGCCGCACAGGCGCAAGCGATTGGCCGATTCAGCGATGCCGTTGTGGTCGGCTCGGCGCTGGTGGAAGGCATCGAGGACGCCGAGACACGGCGCGGCGCCGTCGAGGCAGTTCATGGCCTGGTTCGTGAGCTGGCCGCAGGCGTGCGTCGAGCGGGCAAGACCTAG
- a CDS encoding LysR substrate-binding domain-containing protein, producing MNRRTLPLSQLRAFEAAARHRSFKQAAEELAVTPAAISHQVRELEALLGVALFERRIRQVVPTAAAEHLFPVLRRGFDAFAEALEALREQGNGGSVTLSCTPAFASQWLLPRLADFHARHPDIDLRIHASEAPLDLSRGASLAIRYGMGPYPEHEAEVLASDTFALVASPRLGLAVYEDLKSVRHIVFDWHSPSLGLPSWHHWCQAAGGTTADLGASLTFSEESHAIQAAIAGQGVALLSLTLVKAELERGILQVPFGPRLPGLRYQLVRHGRFAGHVALERVAEWLRAAFAHQGAMG from the coding sequence GTGAATCGACGCACGCTGCCACTATCGCAACTGCGCGCCTTCGAGGCGGCAGCGCGCCACCGCAGCTTCAAGCAGGCCGCCGAGGAGCTGGCCGTGACACCGGCGGCCATCAGCCACCAGGTGCGCGAGTTGGAAGCGTTGCTGGGCGTGGCGCTATTCGAGCGGCGCATCCGCCAGGTGGTGCCGACGGCAGCAGCGGAGCATCTGTTTCCCGTACTGCGCCGTGGTTTCGACGCCTTCGCAGAGGCGTTGGAAGCGCTGCGTGAGCAGGGCAACGGCGGCAGCGTCACGCTCTCCTGCACGCCGGCCTTCGCCAGCCAGTGGTTGTTGCCGCGGCTGGCCGATTTCCATGCCCGGCACCCCGATATCGACTTGCGCATTCACGCCAGCGAAGCTCCCCTGGATCTGTCACGCGGTGCGTCGCTGGCGATTCGCTACGGCATGGGGCCCTACCCGGAGCACGAGGCCGAGGTGCTGGCCAGCGATACCTTCGCCCTGGTCGCCAGCCCGCGGCTGGGGCTGGCCGTGTATGAGGACCTGAAGAGCGTTCGGCATATCGTCTTCGACTGGCACAGCCCGTCGCTGGGGTTGCCCTCGTGGCATCATTGGTGCCAAGCGGCGGGCGGCACCACTGCCGACCTGGGCGCGAGCCTGACCTTCTCCGAGGAGAGCCATGCGATCCAGGCCGCCATCGCCGGCCAGGGCGTGGCGCTGCTGAGTCTTACCCTGGTGAAGGCGGAACTCGAGCGCGGCATTCTGCAGGTGCCCTTCGGCCCGCGGCTGCCGGGGCTTCGCTATCAACTGGTTAGGCATGGACGCTTCGCCGGCCACGTTGCCCTGGAGCGGGTGGCCGAGTGGCTGCGGGCGGCCTTTGCCCATCAGGGCGCTATGGGCTGA